Within Amedibacterium intestinale, the genomic segment AGACGAAAAAATCAGTAATTGAAGGGAAATAGGAAATATTCAGTAAAAAGGAATGATATCGATGAAAGATGGAGTAAAAGTAAACTGGATCAAGAAAAAGGTTAGAATGATCTTTATCAGTATCGTGATCGAGAATGATTTCTATTACATCAGAAGCCAGGAGTCTGGTGTAAGGAATTAAAGAAACAGGAAGGATGGCGTGAGTCTTGTGACAGTGAGGACAAATAATCCTGCATATCTTTAAGGTAATAATACCATTATGTGTAAGTAAAGATCTTTTATAATAAGCATGAAAATGAAATCCAAGATGAGAACAGCATGGACATGTGATGGAAGAAAGTTCGATCTTAGAAATATAGTCGTCATAAGATTTTTGAGATATGTACTTGAGAGAAAAGTTATTAAATGTTATCATAAAGATGCCTACTTTGGGTAAGTAAGAACCTAGGTCGCTAAACTTTGTGGTTCTTACTTTTTTTATATATTGATTTAAAGATATGATAACATAAATGATGATCGAAATAATGAGGAAATATCAGAAAAGGTACCCCAAAGATGATGAGAGCATGAAAAAAGCTGCAGTCACTAAGACCACAGCATAAAGTGTTGTCCTTTCAAACACCACGTAATTTTAGATTACCGAAATAGTTTTATGAATTTACCTATATATCTATTCTATATGAAATATAAGAGGATATAGATTAAG encodes:
- a CDS encoding DUF6431 domain-containing protein → MITFNNFSLKYISQKSYDDYISKIELSSITCPCCSHLGFHFHAYYKRSLLTHNGIITLKICRIICPHCHKTHAILPVSLIPYTRLLASDVIEIILDHDTDKDHSNLFLDPVYFYSIFHRYHSFLLNISYFPSITDFFVFHIHRFHRNFAQLRGFLFIPT